Proteins from one Legionella taurinensis genomic window:
- a CDS encoding peptide chain release factor family protein: protein MISKDKWESLKARMAQLEIDEAHLVEKFIIGSGKGGQKLHKTASTVYLKHLPTGFEIKCQDSRYREDNRYFARLRLCEKMHTLFSEEKSKAQQVIEKLRRQKQRRSRRAKQRMLQEKAKQSQIKQLRQKPSSDQ from the coding sequence ATGATAAGCAAAGACAAATGGGAGAGCCTGAAAGCACGCATGGCCCAACTTGAGATTGACGAGGCGCATCTTGTGGAAAAATTCATCATTGGCAGCGGAAAAGGCGGCCAGAAACTGCATAAAACAGCGTCGACTGTTTATCTTAAACACCTGCCCACAGGATTTGAAATAAAATGCCAGGACTCACGCTACCGTGAAGACAATCGCTATTTTGCACGCTTGCGCCTCTGCGAAAAAATGCACACCTTGTTCAGTGAGGAAAAATCCAAAGCCCAGCAGGTGATTGAAAAATTAAGACGCCAGAAACAGCGGCGTTCCCGGCGGGCGAAACAACGGATGCTTCAAGAAAAAGCAAAGCAAAGCCAGATTAAGCAATTACGGCAAAAACCTTCGTCCGATCAGTAA
- the bla gene encoding subclass B3 metallo-beta-lactamase, translated as MKKSVLSLVILILCANQVGFAYPVGHPFPPFQIAGNLYYVGTDDLASYLIVTPEGNILVNSDLEANVPMIKKSIETLGFKFSDTKILLVSHAHLDHAGGSKQIKQQTHARYMVMADDVPTVESGGRSDFHYANDSSLYFAATPVDKVLHDGEQVKLGGTVLTAHRTAGHTKGCTTWTMTVNDQGKTYDVVMVGSLNVNPGYKLINNTAYPQIARDFKQAIDVMKSLPCDIFLGAHAGYFDLAGKYALLKTKTENPFVDPQGYKMHIAKKEQEFYAELEKQKMSSKNKQ; from the coding sequence ATGAAAAAAAGCGTGCTTTCCCTGGTTATATTGATCCTCTGCGCGAATCAAGTCGGTTTTGCTTACCCTGTTGGCCATCCCTTCCCGCCGTTTCAAATTGCCGGAAACCTGTATTATGTGGGAACCGATGATTTGGCGAGTTATTTAATTGTAACCCCTGAGGGGAACATTCTCGTCAACAGCGACCTTGAAGCCAATGTGCCGATGATTAAAAAGAGCATTGAAACCCTGGGATTTAAATTCAGTGATACCAAAATTCTGCTGGTCAGCCATGCGCATCTCGACCACGCCGGGGGCAGCAAGCAGATTAAACAACAAACCCATGCCCGATACATGGTCATGGCAGATGACGTGCCGACCGTGGAATCTGGAGGGCGGTCCGATTTTCATTACGCCAATGACAGCAGCCTGTATTTTGCTGCCACCCCGGTCGATAAAGTCCTGCATGATGGGGAGCAGGTTAAACTCGGCGGAACAGTCTTGACCGCCCATCGCACGGCTGGGCATACGAAAGGGTGTACAACCTGGACCATGACAGTCAATGACCAGGGCAAAACCTACGACGTGGTGATGGTGGGAAGTCTTAACGTCAATCCAGGCTATAAGCTGATTAATAACACCGCCTACCCTCAGATTGCGAGGGATTTCAAACAGGCGATTGACGTGATGAAATCCTTGCCCTGCGATATTTTTCTGGGTGCACATGCCGGTTACTTCGATCTTGCAGGAAAATACGCGTTATTAAAGACGAAAACCGAGAACCCCTTTGTGGATCCGCAAGGCTATAAAATGCACATTGCCAAAAAGGAGCAGGAATTTTATGCTGAGCTTGAAAAGCAAAAAATGAGTTCCAAAAATAAACAATAA
- a CDS encoding nitric-oxide reductase large subunit, with the protein MEFEINSAKDVDSVSPWWRRAVFIVMALGFSVLIALTAKVYRDAPPIPDRVVNAQGQVIFTKDNILAGQAVFLKYGLMDNGSIWGHGAYLGPDFSAQYLHNLTQNLHDDFAQSRYQKSFNQLNEGEQAMARSLTQLVLKTNRYNPQTGILTVSDSEAASYVRQIDWWAAYFTKTADNGGLPANFITRGDELNNLVAFFAWTAWASVTNRPGQTTTYTNNFPYDPDAGNFLSGSAVLWSALSLIALLGGTALVLLAFGKFDYLGWKRSREKILPRFAIGDPTRSQKATIKFFVVVMLLFFAQTLVGGLTAHYRAEPGDFYGLDLSSIFPSNVVRTWHLQLAIFWIATSYVAGALLLSRELGGREVKHQTLFTHGLFAALFVVVAGSLLGEWAGTFQWLKEYWFWFGQQGWEYLELGRFWQILLALGLIFWLFLLVRNVMPVIHDPELREISRLFLFAALAIPVFYLPAMFFDSTTHYSIVDTWRFWIIHLWVEGFFEFFVTVLVALILLGLGVVARTTAVRVIYLDAILYFGGGLIGTGHHWYFNGHSEANMAFSAVFSAMEVIPLTLLTLDAWDFIRVTEMERLPSGEPVHIPHKWTFYFIMAVGFWNFVGAGILGFLINLPVVSYFEIGTMLTPNHGHAAMMGVFGMLALALLVFAMRHVSTDAQWQSLERYVKLSFIGLNAGLVLMLIMSLFPGGIMQLVDVLHHGYWHARSLEYTALHSARLIEWLRTPGDVIFIVFGVVPLLIAVLRCYFNIRSKPAQLIDLPASSVPGSE; encoded by the coding sequence ATGGAATTCGAAATTAATTCGGCAAAGGACGTCGACAGTGTATCGCCCTGGTGGCGCAGGGCAGTCTTTATTGTGATGGCTTTAGGCTTTAGTGTCCTGATTGCATTGACAGCCAAAGTCTACCGCGACGCGCCCCCTATTCCCGACCGTGTGGTGAACGCCCAGGGGCAGGTAATTTTTACCAAAGACAACATCCTGGCCGGGCAAGCCGTTTTTCTGAAATACGGATTAATGGACAATGGCAGCATCTGGGGACACGGCGCCTACCTTGGTCCCGATTTTTCTGCTCAGTACCTGCATAATTTAACCCAAAACCTTCATGATGACTTCGCCCAATCGCGTTACCAAAAGTCATTTAATCAACTGAATGAGGGCGAACAGGCGATGGCCCGCTCCCTTACCCAGCTGGTTTTAAAAACCAACCGCTACAATCCGCAAACCGGCATTTTAACGGTAAGCGACAGCGAAGCGGCTTCTTATGTCAGGCAGATTGACTGGTGGGCGGCCTATTTTACCAAAACTGCTGACAATGGCGGTTTGCCGGCCAATTTTATTACCCGGGGCGACGAATTAAATAATCTGGTTGCTTTTTTTGCCTGGACGGCCTGGGCGTCCGTCACTAACCGCCCGGGTCAAACGACCACCTACACCAACAATTTCCCCTATGACCCGGATGCTGGGAATTTTCTCAGCGGTTCTGCTGTCCTCTGGAGCGCCCTGAGCCTGATTGCGCTTTTAGGTGGGACTGCCCTGGTGCTTTTAGCCTTTGGCAAATTTGATTACCTGGGATGGAAACGAAGCCGGGAGAAAATCCTTCCGCGATTTGCTATCGGTGATCCCACCCGAAGCCAGAAAGCCACCATCAAATTTTTTGTGGTGGTGATGTTACTGTTTTTTGCACAAACGCTGGTTGGCGGTCTTACTGCGCATTACCGCGCAGAACCCGGCGATTTTTACGGGCTCGACTTGTCATCCATCTTTCCGAGCAACGTCGTGCGCACCTGGCATCTGCAACTGGCCATCTTCTGGATAGCCACGTCCTATGTTGCCGGCGCCCTGCTGCTGTCCCGTGAATTGGGTGGACGTGAAGTCAAACACCAGACCCTCTTTACCCATGGATTGTTTGCAGCCCTTTTTGTGGTAGTTGCCGGCAGTTTACTGGGTGAATGGGCAGGGACTTTCCAGTGGTTGAAGGAGTACTGGTTCTGGTTTGGCCAACAGGGCTGGGAATACCTTGAGCTTGGGCGATTCTGGCAGATTCTCTTAGCCCTGGGTTTGATTTTCTGGTTATTCCTGTTGGTACGCAACGTCATGCCGGTTATTCATGATCCTGAATTACGGGAAATATCGCGTCTGTTCCTTTTCGCGGCACTGGCAATACCCGTTTTTTACCTGCCGGCGATGTTTTTTGACAGCACCACCCACTATTCAATTGTCGACACCTGGCGGTTTTGGATTATTCATCTGTGGGTTGAAGGGTTTTTCGAGTTCTTTGTCACTGTACTGGTTGCACTCATTCTGTTAGGCCTTGGCGTGGTTGCGCGTACCACAGCAGTCCGGGTGATTTATCTGGACGCTATTCTTTATTTTGGCGGCGGTCTCATTGGCACCGGTCATCATTGGTATTTTAATGGCCACAGCGAAGCCAACATGGCCTTCAGCGCGGTGTTTTCCGCCATGGAAGTCATTCCCTTGACCTTACTGACCCTCGATGCCTGGGATTTTATTCGCGTCACCGAAATGGAGCGCCTCCCCTCCGGAGAGCCTGTGCATATCCCGCATAAATGGACCTTTTATTTTATCATGGCCGTCGGTTTCTGGAATTTTGTCGGTGCCGGGATCCTTGGTTTCCTGATCAACCTACCGGTCGTCAGTTATTTTGAAATTGGCACCATGCTTACGCCAAATCATGGGCATGCGGCCATGATGGGCGTTTTTGGCATGCTGGCTCTGGCTTTGCTGGTTTTTGCCATGCGCCATGTGTCGACTGATGCTCAATGGCAGTCCTTGGAGCGTTATGTCAAACTTTCTTTCATTGGTTTAAATGCAGGGCTTGTCTTAATGCTAATCATGAGTTTATTCCCGGGCGGCATCATGCAGCTTGTGGATGTGCTGCATCACGGTTATTGGCATGCCCGAAGCCTTGAGTACACCGCCCTGCACAGCGCACGCCTTATTGAATGGTTGCGCACCCCCGGGGATGTTATTTTTATAGTTTTTGGCGTGGTTCCCTTATTGATCGCTGTTTTACGTTGTTACTTCAACATTCGTTCAAAACCAGCGCAACTCATTGACCTGCCTGCATCGAGTGTCCCTGGCAGCGAGTGA
- the phaZ gene encoding polyhydroxyalkanoate depolymerase — protein MLHPLDNRSIYNWYDWGMSALQPYSDYCLTMSRRFRRVADSMDLPVRIPYLSEDQTQLMAGFLDSGVRFNRELSGYFYVFHMMTNIYDKPHFNITEVKIGDDYYDIEEEIVDRKSFCNLLRFRKKGFEKTLPKLLLVAPMSGHYATLLRGTVKSMLPCYDVYITDWKNARDVPLKEGAFDLDDFIEYLISYFQLLGPDVNVMAVCQPTVPTLAALAMMSTENDPKTPHCAILLGGPIDTSQSPTSVNELAVSRGDDWFQQNVITMVPARFPGAMRLVYPGFMQLSGFLSMNMQRHLESLKNAIDKFALKKRDEAFKIIEFYLEYFATMDLTAEFYMQTIHTVFQESLLVKGRYKSKGRSIRLQDIKKTAILVIEGEHDDITGLGQTRAVIDLCKNLPDSMKEYFLAMGVGHYGLFNGRKFSHIILPEIKKFTREHHGD, from the coding sequence ATGTTGCACCCGCTTGATAATCGTTCGATTTACAACTGGTATGATTGGGGCATGAGTGCCCTGCAACCTTATTCTGACTATTGCCTGACCATGTCCCGCCGGTTCAGGCGGGTGGCCGACAGCATGGACTTGCCGGTGAGAATTCCCTACCTCTCGGAAGACCAGACCCAGCTCATGGCTGGTTTTCTTGATTCAGGCGTGCGGTTTAACCGTGAGTTGTCCGGGTATTTTTATGTTTTTCATATGATGACCAATATCTATGATAAGCCGCATTTTAATATCACCGAAGTGAAGATAGGCGATGATTATTACGACATAGAAGAAGAAATCGTCGACCGGAAAAGCTTTTGCAATCTGTTGCGCTTTCGCAAGAAGGGCTTCGAGAAGACACTTCCCAAATTGTTGCTGGTGGCGCCCATGTCCGGGCATTATGCCACCTTGCTTCGCGGCACGGTCAAATCCATGCTGCCTTGTTACGATGTCTACATCACCGACTGGAAAAACGCCCGTGACGTGCCGCTGAAAGAAGGGGCCTTTGATCTGGATGATTTCATTGAATACCTGATTTCTTATTTTCAACTTTTAGGGCCTGACGTCAATGTCATGGCGGTGTGCCAACCGACCGTGCCAACATTGGCCGCACTGGCCATGATGTCGACTGAGAATGACCCCAAAACGCCGCATTGCGCCATTTTACTCGGTGGGCCTATCGATACCAGTCAATCACCAACCTCCGTCAATGAACTGGCGGTTTCACGCGGTGATGACTGGTTTCAGCAGAATGTGATTACCATGGTTCCTGCCCGATTCCCGGGCGCCATGCGTCTGGTTTATCCCGGATTCATGCAATTGTCGGGCTTTTTAAGCATGAACATGCAAAGGCATCTGGAATCCCTTAAAAACGCCATTGATAAGTTTGCCTTAAAGAAAAGGGATGAAGCCTTTAAAATCATTGAATTTTACCTTGAATACTTTGCCACCATGGATTTAACCGCGGAATTTTACATGCAAACCATTCATACGGTGTTTCAGGAAAGCCTGCTGGTGAAAGGCCGCTACAAATCCAAAGGCCGCAGCATTCGCCTGCAAGACATTAAAAAGACCGCCATTCTGGTGATTGAAGGCGAGCACGATGACATCACCGGGCTTGGGCAAACGCGGGCTGTGATTGATTTGTGCAAAAATCTACCTGACAGCATGAAGGAGTATTTTCTGGCCATGGGTGTAGGCCATTATGGCCTGTTTAACGGCAGAAAATTTTCCCATATTATTCTGCCGGAAATTAAAAAATTTACCCGCGAGCACCACGGCGACTAG
- a CDS encoding HDOD domain-containing protein produces the protein MIFIAILLMILVVIFYVGVKPQKRDRKSPLYRSSSLLPQEARLIIPSPELPVPTVIAPSPALTPPAELAAFHLITRSECHPEVVDNIIKMTQSMPRPHPLLKALTSNLDNPEKLYQVVKSDAEIAAKILRTVNSGGFYLTKKITHLNYAILYLGSNMVKNIALQCVMKANVQSSDKRLNQALKTIWTQGFLASSLALPLAKQLGLSHAAELGTRALLAYIGNLAIITYKPQLAYYLIENYSLFERTKIEQQELGLNASIVGSELAQAWQLPQEIVDGIRHHLLPLGVPPPHHPIGGDALRDCLVTYVCCRAAEMIINQGLNDVGELNLRDERFLELFYLSDYLNQADLQACLDLPQKQVFRSEVNKLIQKIERPVKAARK, from the coding sequence ATGATTTTCATCGCCATCCTGCTGATGATCCTGGTTGTCATTTTCTATGTGGGTGTAAAGCCTCAAAAACGAGACCGCAAATCGCCTCTTTACCGGTCGTCCTCCCTTCTTCCGCAGGAAGCCAGGTTGATAATCCCGTCACCGGAGTTGCCCGTTCCGACGGTCATTGCACCGTCGCCTGCGTTAACGCCTCCCGCTGAACTGGCTGCTTTCCATTTAATTACCCGAAGTGAATGCCATCCGGAGGTCGTGGATAACATCATTAAAATGACTCAATCCATGCCGCGACCGCATCCTTTACTGAAAGCGCTGACGAGCAATCTCGACAACCCCGAAAAACTCTACCAGGTGGTCAAAAGTGATGCAGAAATTGCGGCAAAAATTTTACGCACTGTCAATTCCGGCGGATTTTATCTGACAAAGAAAATAACGCATTTAAATTATGCCATCCTGTATTTAGGCAGCAACATGGTCAAAAACATTGCTTTACAATGCGTGATGAAGGCCAATGTTCAATCGTCGGATAAACGGCTTAATCAAGCCCTGAAAACCATCTGGACGCAAGGTTTTTTAGCCAGTTCGCTGGCGCTTCCCCTGGCGAAACAATTGGGCCTGAGTCATGCGGCAGAATTAGGAACCCGTGCCTTGCTGGCGTACATTGGCAACCTGGCCATCATCACGTATAAGCCACAACTGGCCTATTATTTAATCGAAAATTATTCGCTGTTTGAGAGGACAAAAATAGAACAACAGGAATTGGGCCTCAATGCGTCCATTGTGGGCAGCGAGTTAGCGCAAGCTTGGCAACTGCCTCAAGAGATTGTTGATGGAATACGTCATCATTTGCTGCCTCTGGGTGTGCCTCCCCCCCACCATCCGATAGGGGGCGATGCGCTCAGGGATTGCCTCGTCACCTACGTTTGTTGCCGTGCTGCCGAAATGATTATCAATCAGGGACTAAACGATGTGGGGGAATTAAATTTAAGGGATGAGCGCTTTCTGGAGTTGTTTTATCTTTCGGACTACCTTAACCAGGCCGACTTGCAGGCTTGTCTGGATTTACCCCAAAAACAGGTGTTTCGCAGCGAGGTCAATAAACTCATTCAAAAAATAGAGAGGCCAGTTAAAGCGGCGCGAAAATAA